In Phalacrocorax carbo chromosome 1, bPhaCar2.1, whole genome shotgun sequence, the genomic stretch CAAGTTCGAGCCTGTTGCATGTAACAGATCAGTAGAGGTTACTGGGATTCCTCAAAGAAGTTGAAAGCTATTTTAGGGATAAAAATGGATGAAGAACAAATGGTATTATGGGATGTAGTGCAACaaactgcagttaaaaaaatcttaaagaaCAGCAATCAGGACAGAGAGTTGATAATTTACTAAGCATTCATGCAACTTTGAGGATTCAGttcagaggtatttaaaaaaaagttatattttgtattttttgtgtgaGAAAATAGAATTTACACAATCCTACAGTGAGAAGGACAGAGTGACATGAGTGAAAAGGCCTGCTAAATGAACAAATCAGGTCACCATGAAGCCTGACCCTTAAAAATAAcgcattattaaaaaatactagtAATAGTCTCATTGTATGAACACTTTCATGGCACACCTGCTACAGTTTGATATTTTGATGTGACAGTTGATTACATTTATGTCAACATCCAAAAATTACATGCTATAACAACAAGCGCTGTATTCCAATACTGAGACTACCCAATTAAACACAACATCCCTATCTATACGGCTGACTTTCATGAAACTAAATCTAATTTAAAGCTAATCTCCTGCTATATTTAACAAAACAATGCTCCCTCCCACAAATGTAATAAATGGATGGAGGGGACTCAACCATACATATTGTAACATGCAAGTTCTTTAACTCCCCGAACTAGCTTATTGACTATAATGTAATATATAATAAAAGCTTCAGTTTATCAATACATGATCCTTGCATAaatagaaatgtttattttttaagtccTTCAACAGCAggaaactgatttaaaattagAACCAGCCAAAAATATCCTAATGCATGCATAAATCTGCAAGCAGAATAACTGGCAACGTCTTGTCCCACGCCTTCTGACATCTGTAGCCATATTTAAGACACCCATCTAAACACGCTGAAGTATTTATATTTCTTGCTGTATTTACATATACTTTTAAGATCACTCCATTAGACTTTTTGAGAATCTGAGGGAATAGAAGGTACTTTTTTCAAAAGAGATGCAAGGGGTCATAAATCCACTTTCAGGGTTCTCCCAGGGTGCTCCTTTAAGTTTCACTTCACAGCTGTTATGGCTCAGACACAACTGCTCAGACGGTGTGAaatgatgccttttttttccagctgatttTGAAACTATGCAACATTGAAGACCAGACTAAGTTTGACGAGAATCAGCAGAGGAGCATAAGGGAAGCATTCAGCTTTAGTGCCGAGAGAAATAGCTTGGTTTCCTAAAAGAAAATCATAGAACAGTAGTTACATAAACTCATAAAAACCTGTACATACTTCTATACTTGACTAAACgctaaaaaaatacagctgtacTTACTGCTTATTACAAAAATTCACCTAAATCTGAAGACTGAACATGTATTAAAATACCCATTGAAAAATTTATATGTATGtgcacataaataaaaatattctatcTTCTGATTTTATCAtgctattatttattttgcaatataATAATGAAGTGTGGCCCTATGCAAGACTGTAATGCATCCGCATGTACTAAAACAACCATCCTTcccccaaaatatttcaaaatgacaaGAAAGATGAAGggcaaatggaaaatatgaGGTAGACtgagatgaaatatttttcttggaatTGTACAGCTGGTCAGAGTTCAGCCTGAAAATACAGCTCAGGTAAGCCTAGTCCTGGTCCTGTCTCTCAAACGCTACTTAAATTTCTCCACCACAGATGCATTTATATTGATGCACTGTAGAGTCTGAACACggagaaattaaacaaaatgaatcagtaaagtcttttaaagaaaaaaaattaagaaaacccTAACCATCCCAAACCATCTTGCTTATTCAGAAGTACACACAAATCTCAGCAGTAGTACATGATAGTACAAAACCATCGAAGAATAGAGGATTttgaaatgtcagaaaaaatGTCTACGTACACCCAGGAATCAGTAATAAAATTTACAATTTATATACCATAACAAGTACGGTGAAATATAAGTTAATTGTTATAGTGCTACTTTGAAACTCTGTGGTTCGTCTAGAAAAACTCTAAATAATATTAATCACATACCCCTAAAGTTGATACATGGtttagtggggaaaaaacccacaaacctttgatttttaaaatcttgttaaTAAGGAAATACATTCCTTAAAACATCAAGAGAGCATTTAAGTTCTATTGATAACGGCTGAAAAACTGGGAACTGGCAGCATCAAGACTTGCAGCCATAGCCATGTCATTGTCCCTTCCTATATATATCTTGAGAATACCACTATCACCTAATGATATTTGACATATATAATGATATTTGGCATATACCAATGCCTGACTTAGCAGTCTGTTtacctccctttcctcctcttgaAAACATCACCTAAGGAATTAAGGCTTGATTTACAAAGAATCAACTACTGCGCTTACATGTTTTCAGAATATGcgtattttttgttaaatactAATTACTTTCTACTTCTTATTTAAGAACAATATGAAAGCGGCATGCAAACCAAATGGAAGAGGATCAAAGGAAGGcacttttatttctgcagatgaCCCAAAATTTTCATAATTACAGATAGCgtaattttcttaattaagtTTGGTGGATTATTAACATTAGTGGCAACTGCTTTTGTTCCTGCCTGTGTACATGCACAGGAGactatttcagttttccagccaCAGCCTGCAATAACCCTTGAGTAACACCACCAGTACAATATGCCATAATTTGGTATTCTTTCACAGATTAGCTACTTGTTGCTCCAAGTTACTTCCAACAGTAGAAAATaccactttaaaaatacagagcacAGCTAATATTCAAGAACATATAACAAATGGAGCAGTAGCCTAGTGACTTTTTGTCATGGTTACACTGTATGTGGTAGAGACAATTGTTTATCACCTCTTCTCATTTTGACCTCAGACCTGCATTTTCTCTGAGCTTTTATagattaaattatattttatggacattttatgGAATATTTTATCTGATGACATGGGAATAGAAATGACAATAAAAAGCATTTGagattttttctcttctgtttctgctaCTGCTGCAATAACTTCACAGAGAAGgctctgtaaatatttttggatgAACACTTGCGTGTCTTTTATGCTTTGTTTACAATGAGCAAAGACAAGTCCTCAGTTCTTCCTTCACAAACAAGGACTAGCCTCACATAATAGTTTGGTCATAAGGCTATTAAACTGATCTTCTTCCCCTGaaatttaatgaagaaaacccAACCTGATAAAAGCTGACTGGTGTACTCACTTCCCCCTGTGTTCTGGTTCATATTATCTCAACATTACAGTTTGAGTAATTACAGCTTTCAAATTCAGCCATTGACTTAAAAATGTGAAACTGCTGGACCTCTGGTagagttttaatttatttcagcacTAGATAGGTGTAACCTATAGAGAAACATAACCCTATAATTTTTCACAATTCTATTTTTACCTAGCTCTATGTGTCTTGAGTACTCATTCTCACTCCTTTGCAGCTATGGTTTTTACCTCTGTATCAGTCTGTGGAGTCATTTGCTGTTCCATTACACTTTGTCTTTGGCTGGGTTTCAGCAGCCGCTGAGTTCTGAAGTGATGAAACTTCTGTGCATGTTCTATGTTTGGAGATTTCAAAGGACTTTGCAACATTTCCATCAAGAGACTTAACTGAAGTAAGTACTTCACTTAGTCCCTGGTTATTATCCAACTCAACAGTGGCTGCATTTTCAGTCTCTGGGCTGCAGGATTTTGCAGATCCTCCAGCCAGTTCTGAATATGATTCACAGAACGAAACACTGTCACAACAAGCTGAGTTTTGCATAAGAGGCCAAGCATCTGAAATGTCTCCACAGGTAGAGTGTGAAAGAGAACCAAGGAAGGTAGGAATCATTTCTCCAACAGAATCAGAAGCCCTGCAGAAGGATAAAAGACTCATGGTTTCAAAAACATTCCAGAAAATATTATCAGTATTGTAATTATTGTCACtggtatttataggtatttcaAGATAGTTTAACAGCATTATATTGTTAATACTCTAGAGGCATCCTGtacaaacaaattattttgcaaaggaATACAGTTTGTTCCTCATCTGGAAATGAAGAAAGCTCTGGAGAACATTACTAAATGCAAAGAGGACGCCAAGGGCCCTTTACACTGTGAATTCAGGGTTCTAGAAAACATGAACCACATCTGGGATTGTTTATAGtctaaagaacagaaatatgaTAAAAATACTATAGTAGTGTTCAGTTACAAAGAGGAAGGAATTTATTTGTTCTTGAtgcatgggggtgggggttgttGAGACAAGATATAACAGGTTTAAATTGCAGCAAGAAGGATGTTTGGGAAGACTGTGGAATCTCCAACaccagggttgttttttttttttccaaaaaaacccaggctaGACAAATATCTAATGGAAGtaaaagaagtaaaatgtgTTCAGACTAGGAGAAGGGAACAGACAACAAGACTGACTGAAACTCCTTCTACCTGCATGATTTTACAGTTCTGTTCAGCCTTCAAAATGTGAAAAGTTTTTCTCCTATTCTCATTCACGTGGAAAGGACataatattaaagaaaggcAAGGATTTTTAATTCTCACaaggattatttttatgttatggAAAATGGAATAAAGTGGAAGTAGAAACTCTATTATCTATCATGCATCCGTATCATATCTATCCACGATGATACCGACATGTCTGAGTGCACTATGCATGCCTGTCTGTTGAAAGCCTTATGTTTTTTACTATAGTACACCAAAATAAGTattaacaaaacccaaaagataCAACAATATGTTTTACTTCCAAAAGCTGTCCACAAGTTTATAAAACTGTAAAGGCTGTATTAAGCCTCATATACAGTAATAATTTGTGTGACAAAACTCATCCCACTTTAACATTGCCTATAACAGATTTTAAGCAGCCTCACTCATTTCTAAAACGTGATGATTTAATAGCTTTGatataaaaacaaagcattttcacAGATGAGGTCAAAAGTCAGGACATTGCACCACAATTGaaggaaatacattattttgacAAAGGAAATTGGAGCAAACTCCATTTCTACTGGAAGGAACCACAGGATCTTTGATGTCCACATAGCATGGATATAACGCTTATTTTTATGCCTTAACCAAAAGATCCCTCACAAAGTACACAACTCTCAATTTGTCTGCCTTGGTGGTGTAAAAGGATGACTCAAGCTTGCTGGTATTTAAACTAGTTGTTACAGAAAATTTAGGTATTTTGTATCTTGTACTTACTTCACTAAGTCACCTTGCATAAACAATACCTATGAAGGAGCTGCCTCTATATTTTTAGTTACATTTGGCCATAAGAACAAAACAGCTGGAGATCAATTTAAACCTTATATGGAAAGCAATTCTagctaaaagaaataaatacatcctGTGTTAAAATCTGTAACCAGGAAACTCTGAATGACACCatgaattttatatatttagCTCATGGCACTGCTGTAGAAATAACTACTTTACTACTGTATTTATATTCAGCTGAGCAGGAGAAAATAATGGTTACAGTCTgatagaaattcagaaatactaGATATTTCAAATCTCAGAGTCATTAAAAGtttctaaaagaagaaaaccttcaTGACACTTCTAAACTGTACCTTAATGCCCCCAGATTCACAGGTTTATGCAGCCCCTTGCTGACCCATAGCAGAAGAGCGGGTGACCAAAGCCTCTAAGGTACCATAGAGTACGAGGAAGATTATCTGCCTATGAGAGAAGTAAGCCACTTCTTCTGCAGAGAAACTGACATATAAAATCAGCATTTATCAAGTAATACTTAGATTTGATTTTTCACCATAAACCTGTTTTTGCACAAAATGGGAGGATATGGCTACAGTTCATCAAAATCCCTCATTCCACTCCAAACAGCTACTGTACCTGTCTAAATATTAATTTGACTGCATCAGAAATACTTCATGTTTAACAGACATTTATATAACTAAGTTACCTTTCATTAAGCGTAGTCTGTGAGTGGAAAGCGCAGCTGTGACTGCTGTGCTCCATGCTACAGGTTTCATCACAGCACAGTGATGGAATCAGGTGAACTGGTCCTAaggaatgaaaattaatttaataatgtTAAAAGTGTTAAAGCTTTGTATGAACGTAGCCTCTGTACTCTTTCAGATTTGAGTATTAGTTTGCCGGTTACATTATAATAttgagaaaagagatttttttattgcaaGAAATGGGTTCTTTgatttattactttaaaaatgaattactTAAAAAAGCCAAGCCCTTCCTCCAGGAGTAATACAGATGCCAGTTGAGAGTATCtactttttaaactaatttgcTTATCAATTAGCTAAGTGTGAGAAGAAGTACCACATTCTGAGTTAACGTATTAGGATGATATTTAAGCTTGTGCTCTTGcgttaaattatatattttttaacttcaTAAATGCATCTGTTCTGATATGACTTCACAAAGTCTCAATGATTTGAATTGTTCAGGTTGTTAATGTCCTTTAGCATGCAGGTTACATTCTTAGACACTGTCTGGTAAATCCTTCACACAaatttaagtctcaaagccagATGCAGTGCTTTTTATCAGAAACGAGATAGACATTTaaagctcttatttttttttggtggaaggCCATTggaatgaaaacaggaaaaaaatcataaccCAACAGCTACTTAGAAATTCTATCTGCTTAATGAGAAATTAGCCTAGGACAAAGGGTAGTTTGACAGTATCAGCTCTGTAGTTAGTGTTAAGTATCATAACTCAAGTGTTAGATAAATGTTCATCATGCCATAAAGTGCCTTTTAGCAGACCTAACATACCACATGTCTGTGATGTGCTTCTCTGGCACTGGCAACATGTTCTGTGGTCGTATTCATTTAGCCGTGGTCTATCGAAACAGGACAATTCAGAGCCATTGTAGTGAATGTCTTGTGATCTCAGCGACCCTTtggacaaaataaataaaaatatgtattagtAAATGATAccctttttcctgttcaaagCCTCCTATCTTCATAGAATGCTTAAATGTCATACTATACAGTATTTCCATACATTTGCCAACTGAGAGATCCACAATGATCATGTGGTTTCATATAATGCAAACCATGGATTTTGCAACAAACCCTAGAACAGCTGGTTCAACTACAGCCTCTTCCAGGAAGACCCTTTTTTGATGATTTGAGAGTATTTCTCATTCACTGTTACatatttgcagtttttaatGATTCTCAGTGATTCCCATCTGAAATTTTCCACATTCAGCTTTCAGCCATTGTTTGTTATCTTAAAGAGCTTTATATTAACAGCAGACTTCCTTTAATCTGTATAATCGTAGGCCAAGGCAAACAAGTTACTAAACTTCCCTAACCGAAGTTTGAATTCACTACGTCTGAATTTCTCAAAACTTACATTGTAAAGCATCTTCTAGGTTAGGAACAATTCTTACAATGCCTCTCTCAATCTTTTTATCTTCCCTTGTGCTGTATGTAGCGGTAATATCAATTCTTCCTAGGTATTATTCTTGTTTGACATCCAGGGTTCATTAGATGCTCTAAATATCTTTTAGtaaaagttttttaaattataaatggGAACTAGAGTGCTTTTgactttttcttaatttaaattaaggggcagaaaaatgtttactaTAGACAATCTCAATTACATTGACAGGCTgttatggatttttaaaaaaatttacaaatcTTAACTGGATTAGGCATTTAATTCACCTTGAATATGCCCATAAAACCAAAATTGCTAATGACAAATCTGCCTTCTACATTGGCTACATTCATTATCTTGACAAGCTATTCTGTGTTTCACAATAGCACGTGATGCACAGATCCTTCATGCCTGTATTCCCACATTGGCATTGCAACTCTATAATGACATCCCAGCTTGGATCCTGTGTGGTCCAAATATATCTGTGCAGCATCTAACAGAGTATGGCACAGAATTAATGCAACTGGACTATTTCTGGACATCTGCACAGCATTTTCTCAGTAGGAGCTGGAACATCCACACTGAGCTGGCAAACTTGTATGGAGTCTTGGACTTCTGCTGCCTTGTTCATCTCAATGCTAAACTTGCTTGAATGCTGTagacatttcatttatttacctACAGTGAGATCTGCCAAACTATTGccatatataaatattacaaAGAAACAGTAATAACTGGAAACTCACAGCTTGGTTTTTTCTCCATAAATTGCCTCTTACAATAGATAACACAAAGAATAAGAAGAGCCAAGAGCACAGTTGCAAGTGCACTGCATATAACAGCTGCTAGAGCAGTGtctcgaggactggaagcagtTGAAGGGATCTTCACAAGATTTACTTTGGTGGTAcctgaaatataattaaataataattaaggTGAGCTGTAAACATTTCAGGAATATAGTCACGTAAATGAAAGTCTGGGAAACAGAAGAGGTTtgtagcacaggaaaaaaaggatgttCCATCCGCTAATGAATAAACATTAGCTGCACATATAAATACGATTATCAGCAACCACATTACaaaaaagtcttcaaaatatattgcaaaatGAGTGATAATAAATGGAGATACACCCAAACACATTCTGACTGCCCATGAGAATGGAATCACTTCTTCACCATGGAAACAAAGACCTCTCGATTTTTAACATCAGATTTTTATATTGCAGTTAAATTAAGAAATTTTAATATGGAGAACATTTCCTAGTGTAGAGTTGAGAAAGCTATCCACTAGAGGGAGTCACAAATACATGAACTTCCCTTAACAAGGAAACTTTCTGAGAACTGAGACACCCACAGAGGTTCAAAGGCTGTCAAAGGTATCATTTCGCTTGGTTGTGTATGTCTTGACACCATGGTCATCTCTAGGATCAAACCCAGGATTTCAACTGtgctatctttttttatttagtgaTAGCTTTTTAATACAGATAATTCAACAGATTGACTTCATATCCGTATTAGTAAAGACTTAAGCAATGTTTCGAGCTTTGACAAACATTGTTACTTTTaggtggaaaatgaaaaagattttaaaagcatgaaaatttaACTACTACTATCAAACTATCTTAAATTATGAATGGtctcttaaaattaaattatttttaaacaacttcTGAACTTTGATGGCTCATCTATTTCAATCTACTTTGAAGTCCACATCAattcaataatattttatgagaaaaaggaacaaaacattGAGTATTTCTCTgactgcaatttttttaaaaaccacaaactgtattttattaacTTATAAATATGCCTATTTACCCCAGAAGATCTTGGTTAAAAACTAAAGGCTATAATTTCCTAAGAAATGGTTCAGTCAGAATTTtaaattggaagaaaaatgtctgcCAGAGTATGTTAAAATGACTAATCAAATTGTACATACATACACTTGTTTGGTATCTTAACTGCAATATAATAATAGCAGGAGACAACTTACTATCTCAGTTACTGCAATCAACGGAATTGTGCTACTCaggaataattttctgaaataatcatGGTATTTCCTCTGCACACATCAAATGGGGGC encodes the following:
- the TNFRSF19 gene encoding tumor necrosis factor receptor superfamily member 19, with amino-acid sequence MDSKGLQGEDKLKMLIILLAYLVNRVICETGDCREQEFRDRTGNCILCKQCGPGMELSKECGFGYGEDAQCMTCRPNRFKEDWGFQKCKPCLDCALVNRFQKANCSATSNALCGDCLPGFYRKTKLGGFQDMECVPCGDPPPPYEPHCTTKVNLVKIPSTASSPRDTALAAVICSALATVLLALLILCVIYCKRQFMEKKPSWSLRSQDIHYNGSELSCFDRPRLNEYDHRTCCQCQRSTSQTCGPVHLIPSLCCDETCSMEHSSHSCAFHSQTTLNERASDSVGEMIPTFLGSLSHSTCGDISDAWPLMQNSACCDSVSFCESYSELAGGSAKSCSPETENAATVELDNNQGLSEVLTSVKSLDGNVAKSFEISKHRTCTEVSSLQNSAAAETQPKTKCNGTANDSTD